The Geothrix sp. DNA segment GGCCAGCTCTTCCAGCCGCGTGGTTCCCTCCTCGATCTGGGCCATGAGCGCCCTGGGATCGTGGTGGAAGGAGACGCGTCGGACAGCTGCTGCTTCGTCGCTGGGCTCGTCCATCAAGGCCGAGGAATAACTGAAGCAGGCGATCACGTCCGCGGCCAGATCGCCCAGCAGGCGGTCGCCCCGCGCTTCGAAGAGGGACCGGAAGAAGCCGCGCTGGGTCTCGATGGGCGCGGCCTCGGGGTGGGCCTCCAGCCACGCGGCGAAGGCTTCGAAGACCTCGGATGGCCTCAGCTCCAGCGGCTCCAGCAGCATGCCGAACCAGGGCACGGCCCGGCCCTGGTTGTAGAGGGCGTCGCAGCCTTTGGCAATGCGGCCGGCCTGATCCATGTCCGCGGCGCTGAAGCTGGGCGAGCTGAGCACGCGGTAGGGGTTGTGGGCCTCGTGCCGCAGCTGGAGCCCGGCGGCCGTCTCGGCCAGGCGCGTGCCCGGGAGCACCGAGAGGCGGAAGACGTCGAGGTGGTTGGGCACCAGGCCCATGGCGAAATCCACGCTTTCCCGGAACCCCTCGAGGGTGTCGCCGGGAAGCCCGTAGATGAGGTCGAAGCCGTAGGGCACGCCGGCCTGGTGCAGCAGGAGGATCTTGGCCTCGAAGTCCTCCGGGTCGAAGCTCCGGCTGATGTTCCGGAGCACGTCATCGTGGGCGCTCTGCAGGCCGATCTGCAGGGTGCAGCGGATGGCCGCGAAGAGCCCGGCCATCTCCCGATCCAGGAACTCGCTGCGGACCTCGAAGAAGAAGTGGGTGCCGGGGGCCTTGGCCGCGATGAGCCGCAGCACCTGCTTGGCCTGGACCTTGTGGTAGTTGAAGGTGGGATCGAGGACGAAGACCTCGCGGATGCCCCGGGCCTCGAACAGGTCCAGTTCCGCCTCCACCCGGGCCAGGGGGATCCGGCGTGTGCCCGCCGTGCCCCGGGCCTCGAAGCAGAAGTCGCAGGTGAAGGGACAGCCCCGGGAGAGCTCCCAGAGCGCCCCGCCATAGTCCTCGGGGCGCAGGGTGCCATCCAGGTAGGGCGAGGGCAGGTCCGTCAGGTCCTTCACCGGCCGGGGCCGCGCCCACTCGGCGAGGGCCCGGGGCGGGTCCCCCTGGAGGAGGCGCCCCATGGCCTCGACGAGGATCTCCTCGCCCTCTCCCGGCAGCACGAAGTCCATGGACGGGTCCGCCAGGACGCCCGCGACATCCGCCGTGGCCTCGGCCCCGCCGGCAAAGATGACGATGTCCGGCCGGTTGGCCTTCAGGCGGGCGGCGATCTCCAGGGTCTGGCTGCGGTTCCAGACATACATGGAGAACCCCACCAGATCCGGATCGCTGGCCAGGATCCGCGCGGCGCAGGCCGCGGCCGGCTCGGTCACGAAGGCATCCACCACCCGGGTCTGGATCACCTCCCCGAAGGCGCCCCGGAGCACCGAGGCCAGCATGGCCGGCCCCAGGGGCAGGGCCCGGGGGGAGGGTTCGATGTGGATCGCCACCAGGGCCAGCTTCATGATTCCGCCTGGCTAGCAGCCTATCCTCCTGCTGCGGGCGGGGTGGCAGCTTTCCCTGCCGCGACTCATGCCCCTGGATCTCTGCTCCGATCCAGAGGGGGCCCCTGGAGCTCCCATGCGACTGCTGCCCCTGATCCTCGCCACCACCACCTTCGTCCTGCCCGCCGACGAACATGCGACCCCGGCAGCCAAGGCCAAGCCGAAGGCCGCGGTCCAGGCCCAGGCCTCCACCCCGGCGGCCCACGGCCCGGCCCCCGCCGCCGATGCGCCGGACAGCCCCAGCGCGGCCCTCGCCGAGCTCAGCGCCGGCAATGCCAGGTTCGTGGGCGGAAAGCGCGTCCGCACCCTGGACACCGGCCATGACGCGGCCATGCGCGCGGCCCTGGTGGGCGGGCAGGCGCCCTTCGCCGTGGTCATCACCTGCTCGGATAGCCGGGTACCCGACGCCCTCCTCTTCGACCAGGAGGCGGGGCGCCTCTTCACCATCCGCGAAGCCGGCAATGCGCCGGACCTGCAGGGCATCGCCTCGGCCGAGTACGCCGCCGAGCACCTGGGCTCCAAGCTCATCGTCGTCATGGGCCACACCAGCTGCGGCGCCGTGAAGGCCGTGCGCGAGGCCAACGGCAAGTCCCTGCCCGGCAACCTCTGGGCCCTGCAGGCGGGCATGGCGGGCCTGCTGGAGAGCACGCCCCAGGATCCCAACGAGGACGCCAAGGGACACCTCGGCCGGCTGGAGGAGGCCAATGCCCGCCGCCAGGCCCAGGCCATGCTCGACCGCTCCGCCCTGCTGCGGGACCTCGCCGCCGCCGAGAAGCTCTGGATCGTGCCCGCCCTCTACAACCTGGCCAGCGGCAAGGTGCAGTTCTTCAAACCGATCGCGGTGGTTCCCGTGCCGCAGGCGCACCACTAGCAAAATCGCTTTGCGATTTTGCTAGAAATCCAGAACGGCTGAGAGAGCCTCGGCCAAAGCCTTCATCTGGACCGGCGTGGCCTTGCCGAGGCGCTTGGTCAGCCGGGACTTGTCCACGGTGAAGATCTGGGTGGCGTTGGCCCAGGAATCCGCAGGGAGGCCATTCTCCTTCCCCTTTGGGATCGGGACGTAGAAGGCATAGGCGCGCCCCTGCGTCGTGAGCGGCACCACCACGGTGGTGCGGGCGCCCTCGGCATGGTTGCCGAGATCGGACTGGATGATGAGGCCGGGCCGGAAGCCACCCTGCTCCGAGCCCCGCCGCGGGTTCCAGTCCAGCAGCCAGATCTCGCCCCGGCTGCACTTCTGGAAATCACTGGTCATTTGGCCTTCCGCGACTTGTAGCTCCGCCGACGCGGCTCCGCCGCCACCTCGGCCTGAGCCGCAAACGCGTAGGCCACGTCTTGGGCTTCGCCATCCCTGCCGTAGGCCGCCCAATCCGCCGCCAGCTTCCGCCGCGCAGCCATCGCCTGCTCTCGGCGCACCAGCTCCGCCAGCCAGCCATTCACGCTCATGGCCTGGGCTTCCGCCACCTCCCGCAGGAAGCGGCCCAGGTCATCGTCGAGGCGGAGCGTGGTGCTGAACATGATCTCCTCTGAATGGGTGGGGCGATGGTACATGCTTTGAAATCATTTTATGATTTCAAAGTTCGAAAGCAAGCCCTGGATCGGGCGGCCCCCTTCATGCTTTTCACCTAACCAGATCGCGCAGCGATCTGGTTCCGGCACAATGATCGGCATGGACGCCCAAGAATTCCGCCGCCTCGGTTACCAGCTCGTGGATTGGATCGCGGACTACCGCGAAGGCCTGGAGCGCCTGCCGGTCATGAGCCAGGTGAAGCCCGGCGAGGTCCGGGCCGCCTTCCCGGATCACCCGCCCCTGCACGGGGGCCGGATGGATGTGGCGCTGGCCGCCCTGGAACGGGACGTGATGCCCGGCATCACCCACTGGAACCACCCCTCCTTCTTCGCCTACTTCCCCAGCAACACCAGCTACAGCTCGATCCTCGGCGACCTGGCCGCCTCGGGCATCGGCGCCCAGGGCATGAGCTGGCAGACCAGCCCCGCCGCCACCGAGGTCGAAGAAGTGGTCATGGACTGGCTGCGCCAGATGGTGGGCCTGAGCCCGGGCTTCACCGGCGTCATCCACGACACCGCCAGCACCGCCACCTTCACCGCCCTGCTCTGCGCCCGGGAGAAGGTCTCGGGTTACGCGCAGGACACTGAGGGATTGCAGAGTGGCGAGGCACCCCTGGTGGTCTACGCCTCGGACCAGGGCCACAGCTCCATCGAGAAAGCCGCGCTGCTGGCGGGCTTCGGCCGCAGCTTCCTGCGCCTGATTCCCACGGACGAGCACCACGCCATCCGCATGGATCTCCTGACGGCGGCCATCGAGAAGGACCTCGACATCGGGCTGCGGCCCTGCGCCCTGGTGGCGGCCGTGGGCACCACGGGCACCACGGCCATTGACCCCGTGGCCGCCATGGCGGATCTCGCGGAAAAGCACGGTCTGTGGCTACACGTGGACGCCGCCCTCGCCGGCACGGCCATGGTGCTGCCCGAGTGCCGCTGGATGTGGGAAGGGGTGGAGCGGGCCGACAGCCTCGTCTTCAACCCCCACAAGTGGATGGGCGTGGGTTTCGATCTCAGCGCCTACTACGTGCGCGATCCCCAGCACCTCATCCGCGTCATGAGCACCAACCCCAGCTACCTGCGCACCGCCCAGGACGGCCAGGTGAGCAACTTCCGCGACTGGCACATCCAGCTGGGCCGCCGCTTCCGGGCGCTGAAGCTGTGGTTCTACCTCATGGACGTGGGCGTGGAGGGCCTGCAGGCCCGCCTGCGCCGGGACCTGGAGAACGCCCAGTGGCTCAAGGCGCAGGTGGACGCGGCCCCCGACTGGGAGCGTCTGGCGCCCGTGCCCCTGCAGACCGTGTGCCTCCGGCATCGCAAACCTGGCCTCGATGAAGCGGCCCTCGCCACCCACAACCTCGAGCTCGCCCGCCGCGTGAACGACAGCGGCAAGGCCTATCTGACGCCTTCCATGCTCAAGGGAACCCAGATGCTGCGCGTGAGCATCGGTGCCGAGGCCACCGAGCGGCGGCATGTGGAAGCACTGTGGGAGGGCCTGCGGGTGGCCGCACAGGCTTGAGGCACGACCTCAATTCCAGTGCTTCAACGTCGGCCACAGTCCACGGATGGACACCTTAGGTTTCCGGCACAGGTAGATGGGCCGGTTCTCCTCCTCCATGCCCCAAGGGTGATGGTGCACGGCGGCCACCTGCACCGATTCGAAGACCCGTGACAGTCCCTCATCGCAGCCCAGGCAGATGTAGGTCGAATAATCCCGCTCCGGCGGGGCCCACAGCGAGTGGGCCTGGTGGGCGCAGATGGCCCGGGGGAGCCCACGGACGGGCCCCAGGTGGTTGATGGCCCCGGCCTCGCCGTAGTTGGCGGCGTAGATGGCAGTGTTGGCGCGCTCCTCAGGGGTCAGCGAATGATAGATCTGCGCCACTTCATCTGCGAGTTCGGGCCAGCCGAACTGGTCACTCAGGCGCTGGTCCAACGGCCCTTCGTGGTGGACTTCCAGCTTGTCGGCCTTGAGCCCGATGGCTTGCTGGTAGGCCAGCAACTGGCCCGGAGACAGCAAGGGAAGCAGGGCGGGGATGAGCACCGCCGTCACCGCGACGACCGCGGTGAGCAGCGTCGCCTTGGGCCACAGCCGGCCGCGGCTCCAGGCCTGCCTGGCCAGCCAGTCCTCCACGGCGACGGCACCAGCCGCGAACAACATGGGGTAGATGGCCGCCAGATAGTAGTCCTTGGCGTGAAGCCCCATCATCAGCGCCAGCATGCCCAGGTAGAGGAGGCCCAGCACCCGGAGCCGGGATTGACGGCCGAACAGCAGGGAACAGAGCCCGGCGAACCAGATGGGGAAGAGCAGCGGGTGGAGGATCTGGATCTGCTGGCGGATGAAGGCCCATGGCCCGAGCACCACGTTCTTCCCCAGGCGCCGGATGTTGGCCATGTCCTCCAGCAATGGGTAGCCGTGGCGGATCTGCCAGAGCAGTGTCGGAAGGAAGATCAGCATCGCGAGGAACCCAGCCGCCCAGAACCAGGGCCTCCGCAGCTCCCGTCGCAGGGGTGTCAAGAGGATGGCGACGAGCGCCGCGAGTCCAAAGACCAGCATGGCGTATTTGTTCTCGAGACCCAGGCCGGCCAGCACGCCAAACCAGAGCCATAGGCGGGAGTTCCCGGTCCGCACGATCTCGATGACCACCGCGACGCAGCCCATCCAGAACAGCGGCTCGAAGGCACCCACGCAGAGGATGCTGTCCATGCCGAGGAAGACCGGCACGCCCAGAATGCAGAGGCCTGTCAACAGCTGGGCGAAGCGGCCGCCGCCCAGCTGCCGCGCCAGCACCATGCTCAGCGCCACCGTGCCCGCCCCCGCCAGGGCGGGCAGCAGGCGCACGACGGGTAGGGATCCGCCCAGCCACGACGCGACCTTGGCGTAGCCCGCAATCAGCGGCGCGTCATCCACATAGCCCCAGCCCATGTGCCGGGCGCAGTCCAGGAAGTACAGCTCGTCACGGAAGAACCCATAGGCGTTGCTGGAGAGGAGATGCAGCAGCAGCTTGAGACCCACCAGCAGGCCAAGCAGACGCCAGTCCCAAGGCTGGACGGTCCACCGGCTCGTTTCCAGGGTCGAATCCTGACGATCACTCAAACCGGTGGCTCCTTCGGGTTGGACGCGGGCGTGCGGGGGCTTCGTGGAAGGGCCGTCAGAAGTTTAGTGCCATTCTGCGACATGCCCCCACTTCACGATGAGTCCCTGCGCATGAAACGCCAGCGGACGCCATTCGGCCCTTGTGCCGACAGGCATCCTGCGCCCACAATGGCTCCACCATGAAGTCCACCCAGAATCTCATCCCGCGCCCTGGCCACCCCATTCCGGCGGCCGGGGGATTGCAGGTCTGAACGAGCATCAGGACCTCCCGCCCTCCCGCCCCCGACCCGCCGTGATCGGGGGTTTTTCTTTCGGCAGGTTTCCATGAACCATCCTTCGAAGGCCTCCCCTGAACCCCTGCAGCGTGTCGGCCTGGCCAGCGCACAGCGGATCGTGCTGAAGCTTGGCACCCAGGTCGTGCTGGATGGCGAGGGCAGGCCCGCCCTCAGCCGCCTCTACGGGCTCATGGAGACCGTGGCGGAGCTCCGCCGCCGGGGCGCCCAGCCCGTGCTGGTGTCCTCCGGGGCCGTGGGGCTCGGGGCCCGGCAGCTGGGCATCCGTCCCGAGAGCCTGTCCCAGAAGCAGGCCTGCGCGGCGGCTGGCCAGGGCCAGCTCATGTCCATCTACCAGGAGGGCTTCGCCCGCATGGGGCTCTGCGCCGCCCAGGTGCTGCTCACCGAGGACGACTTCGCCGATCCCGTCCGTCACGCCAACCTCCGGCGCACGCTGGAGACGCTGCTGGAGCTGGGCGCCATCCCCGTGCTCAATGAGAACGACACCGTCTCCACCCTGGAGCTGGAACGCCCGGATCCCGGCCACACGCCCATCTTCAGCGACAACGACCACCTCTCGGCCCTGGTGGCCACGCATCTGGAGGCGGACCTGTTGATCCTGCTGTCGGACGTGACGGCCCTGCACACCGCCAACCCCGGCCTCGACCCCGATGCCACCCCCCTGACCGAGGTCCCCTTCGGCGCCGACCTGCGGGCCAACCTGGAGGGCGGCTCCGACCGCGGCCGGGGCGGCATGGTCAGCAAGGTGGAGGCGGCCCGCGCCGCCGCCCGGGCGGGGGTTCCCGTGGTGCTGGCCTCGGGACTCGCCGTCCACATCCTGGCCCGGATCCTCTCAGGCGAATCCGTGGGCACCCTCTTCCTCGCCGCACCCAGGGGAGGCCGGTCATGACCACGGCAAGCACCGATCCCGAGGCCATCCACCGCATGGCGCAGGCCGCCCGCGAGGCCTCGCGGCGCCTGGCGACCACCCCCTCCGGGCTGCGCTCCGGCGTGCTCCTGCGCCTGGCTCAGGAGCTGGGCCGGCGCGCCGAGGAGATCCTCTCGGCCAACGCCCAGGATGTCCGCGCGGCGGCGGGCCTCATCGACTCGTCGGCCCTCGAGCGCCTGAAGCTGGACGCCGTCAAGCTCGACGCCATGGCAAAGGGCGTCCGCGCCGTGGCGGACCTGCCGGATCCCCTGCATCAGGTCCAGCTGCGGCGCGAGCTCGACGCGGGGCTCGAGCTCACCCGGGAAAGCTGTCCCCTGGGCGTGCTGTGCGTCGTCTTCGAGTCGCGGCCCGATGCCCTCATCCAGATCAGCGCCCTGGCCCTGAAGAGCGGCAACGCCGTGCTGCTCAAGGGCGGCAGCGAGGCCCGCCACTCCAATGCGGCGCTGCTCGCCGCGGTGCAGGCCGCCCTGCGGGACACGGGCATTCCCGAAGCCGCCGTGCAGGGCCTGCCGGATCGCGCGGCGGTCGCTGTGCTCCTGCAGCGCCCGGACCTGGTGGACCTGGTCATCCCCCGCGGCTCCCGGGAGCTGGTCCTGAGCCTCCAGGCCGCCACCCGCATTCCCGTGCTGGGCCACGCGGACGGGCTGTGCCACATGTTCCTCGACGCGGCCGCGGACACCGCCATGGCCGTGGCCCTGGTGCGGGATGCCAAGCTGCAGTACCCCTCCGCCTGCAATGCCGTGGAGACCGTGCTGATCCACCGTGAAGCGGCGGCCCGGCTGCTGCCCGCCCTGGTGGCGGATCTCGCTCCCCGGGGCGTGGAGCTGCGCGGCTGCCCGAGCTGCTGCGAGCTGATCCCCGCCATCGCGCCCGCCACCGACGCTGACTGGGATGCCGAGTACGGCATGCCCATCCTGGCCATGAAGGTGGTGGCTGACCTCGACGAGGCCCTAGCCCACATCCGCGCCCACGGCAGCGGCCACACCGAGGCCATCGTCACCGAGGACGCCGCCATCGCTGCCCGCTTCCTGGCCGAGGTGGACGCGGCGGGCGTCTTCCACAATGCCTCGACCCGCTTCGCCGATGGCTTCCGGTACGGCTTCGGGGCGGAGGTCGGCATCAGCACCGGACGCCTCCACGCCCGCGGACCGGTCGGCCTGGAGGGCCTGCTCAGCTACCGCTACCTGCTCCGGGGCTCGGGGCAGCGGGTCGAGGACTATGCGGGGCCCGCCGCCCGCCCCTTCACGCACCGCGATCTCATTCCTGACGCATAAGGTTCATTTATCAATTCATAAGGTTCTATAACTTTGAGCCGAGAACCTGAACTGCTAGCCTTAACCAATGCTTGTCGCCCCCGGGTTGCCGCAGGGGCGGCATTTTTCGTATCGGGAGGTACCGTGGCTGCCCTTCTCTCTCCTGAAACGCCCGCCTTCGCCGTGCCCGAGACGAACCTCGTCCCGGTGGGCGACCACCTGGGGAAGATGATGGCCATCCCGGCCTCGCGCATGTTCCTCATCAACAAGTCGCTGAAGGTCTTCCAGGAGAAGCAGCCCGGCGTGCCCATCTTCGACGCCAGCCAGGGCGACGGCGGCGCCTCGCTGCCCGGCGTGCCCGAGGCCCTGCTGGACCGTGCCTTCGAGCTGCAGAAGCAGCACGGTACCGCCTACGACATGCCCTTCGGCACCGAGGCCTACCGCAAGGCCGTGGCCGAAAGCTACTGGAAGCTGGCTCCCGACACCGGCTGGGGCACGGCCAACGTCATCGGCACCCAGGGCGGCCGCGATGGCCTGCAGAAGGCCTACCAGGCGATGATGGCCCTGGGCCACGGCCGCCAGGGCGACGTGGTGGTCGTGAGCCGCGTGCCCTGGATCAGCTACAACTGGGGGCCGTACGGCATCGGCGCCAACGTGATGTGGGCCCCGGGCCGCGCCGAGGAGGGCTGGGCCTATTCCGAGGACGGCCTCCGTGCCTGCGTCACCGAAGCGGCCAAAACCGGCCGCAAGGTGGCGGGCCTCGTCATCACCAGCCCGGACAATCCCACGGGCCAGACGCTTACCCTGGAACGCCAGATCACCCTGGCACGGACCGCCCTGGAAGCCGGTGTGGCCTTCGTCCTCTTCGACTGGATGTACCACGCCGTGGGCGATGGCGAGCCCTATGACGTGAACGCGCTGCTGCGGGCCTTCGAGCCCGAGCTGCGCAAGCGCCTCATGGTGCTGGACGGCATCACCAAGAGCCTGGGCGGGTCCAACATCCGCAACTGCCACCTGCTGGCGGACGCCGAAGTGGTGAAGACCATCGTGGCCCAGGCCTCGCACACGGTGATCCCCTCCTTCTTCAGCCTGGCCGTGGCCATGGCCGCCTACGAGCAGGGGTTCGCCGCTGCCAGCGCGCCCATCGCCGAGCCCTGCCGCGCCAGCCGCGCCTGGCTGCGCGAGTTCCTGAAGACCCAGGGACTCACCCACATCATCGGCCAGGGCTACTACGCCTTCATCAACGTGGCCGCGGGCCTGAAGGCCAAGGGCTGGGCCGACAGCGAGCCCCTGGGCCAGCATTTCGCCGAAAACCACGGCGTGGCCGTGGTGCCGGGCGCCTTCTTCAGCCCCTACGGCGGCGAGTGGATCCGCTTCTCCTACGCCACCCCCGTCGAGCGCACCCAGGGCGCAGCTACACGATTGATCGAGGCCCTTAAAGAACTTGGGAGATGAGAATGAAGAAGGTCTAACCGCAGATGTCGCAGATTGCGCAGATGAAAAGCCAAGGAACTTATCTGCGCCATCTGCGGTTAAAAAAAATCAGTTTTCTTCTTTGAGTCTCTGAGGAAAACACCCCTCAGCTGATTGATCCGGAGTCCCCGTGTTCGACTTGAACGCCTTTGTCGAGAAGTTCCAGCTGGCGCGCCAGACGGCGCTGGAGACCCGTCCCTCGGGTGGCCTCTGCGGGCTGGAGCTGGAGTGGAACCTGGTGGATCCGCAGTTCCGGCCGCTGCTCACCGTGGGCACGGGGCCCGACCACATGTCCTTCGTGGACCACCTGCGCTCCAAGGTCCTGTCTCCCTGGACGGAGGAGTACCACCAGCTCGAAGTCTTCCACTGGATGATCGAGTGGGTGACCAAGCCCTACCACACGCCGCGGGGGGCGGTGTACGAGGGCCGCCTGCTGGAGGGCGCGCTCATCAATGCCCTGGCCAAGGCCGGCCGCAGCTTCGGGGAGCCGCTCCACTACTGGCACGGCAACCTGCTCGTGCTGCCCAAGATCGGACCCGACTGCGTGCCCGAGTCCTGGCACCTGGCCAAACGGCGCTACCTGCAGCGCTGCGTGGACATGTACGGCACCGAGCTGGCCACGGCCGGCACCCACTCGAACCTGAGCCTGCCCGAGCCCATGCTGGCCTGGGACTTCATGCACCTGCCCACCAGCGAGCGGGGCGACACGCACCTGGACGACTACAAGAACCGTATCTACATCACGGGCACCCGGCTCATGCGCGCCTTCGCCGCGCTCTTCATCGCCACCAGCGCGAGCACGCCGCTGCAGGCTTCAGAGGAGGACGGCAAGCCCGTGGTGCGCCTCACGCCCTACGAATCCGTGCGCAACCTCACCTTCCCCAACCCGCCCGCCCTGGACGTGCCGGACCTGAACCGCAGCCATGCCGACTACCTGCGCCTGTCCTACGACCTGGTCCGCAGCGGCGTGCGCTTCGGCAACAACAACTGGATCCCGGTCCGCGCCCGTTCCCAGGCGGAGCCCGTGGAACGGCTCATCCAGGTCACCAGCGACCAGCTGCACGACATCTACGCCCGGGGCCTCTTCGCCGCGGGGCAGACCCGCAACGTGGAGGACATGGCGGCCCAGATCGAGCGGCAGAACCTCTTCGCCCGCATCGACCTGCCCATGGCCCGCGTGGAGGTGCGCACGGACGATCCCGGCCACGACCTGGCCCTGGACGTCGCCAACCTCACGCTGAAGCACCTGCTGCTGCTGCGCTTCTACGCGGACCCCGACTTCGCCCGCGGCTTCCGCTACGACGCCGAGGACATCAAGCGGGCCCGCCGCAACGAGGAGCTGGCCGCCAAGGAGGGCCTGCGCGGCGTCATCGAGGATCCCCTCACGGCCAAGCCCGTCTCCCTGTCCGCCTTCCTGGACTGGACCCTCCTCCAGATGCGGCCCCTGGCCGAGGCCCTGGGCCTCTGGGACGACCTCCAGCCCCTGCGGGAGCTGGCGGCCGGCGCCCCCAGCACCGCCGAGCGCATCCGCCAGACCCTGAAGGCCAAGCTCGGCACCTCGGACATCGTGCCCCCGGCCCTGCTGGTGGAGCTGGCGGAGGCTCGCAAGCTCCGGGTGCGCGACGAGGTGGAGACCATCACCGCCCACCTGGCGGACCTCGGCGACGAAGAGGGCAAGCTGCGGGACTTCGTGGAGCATGCCCGCGACGAGGTGACCCTGGATCCCCAGGCCCCCGTCCGCTTCCAGCCCCGGCCCGAGTCCCTGGTGGACGCGGACTATCCCGACAAGACCACCGAGGTGGTGGCCCTGTCCCAGCGCCTGGTGCGCATCCCCAGCGTCACGGCCTGCCCCGAGGAGCGGCTGCCGGAGGTCCACCGCGCCGCCACCTTCGTCTACGACTACCTCCGCAACCACGGCGTGCCCGTGCGCACCTTCGACCAGGGGCCCTTCCCCGCCGTGCTGGCCCACTTCCCCGGCGGCGAGAAGGCCCCGGCCATGCTCTGCGGCCACTTCGACGTGGTGGAGCCCGAGCCGGACGACACCCAGTTCGAGCCGAGGATCCAGGGTGACTACCTGTACGGCCGCGGCGCCGCCGACATGAAGACCGTGGTGTCCACCTACCTCGTCTGGATGAAGGACACGCTCAGGAAGGGCGCGCCCTACCCGCCCATCAACCTGCTGCTGGTGGGCAACGAGGAGAACGGCGAGCTGGAGCCCATGGGCACGCCCCACGTGCTGAAGGTCCTCAAGGACGAGTGGGACTACGAGCCCTCCTTCTTCATCGCGGGCGAGCGTACCGGCGAGAAGGGCACCGAGCTCTGGGGCGAGGTCTGCACCCAGAACCGCGGCGTCCTGCGCTTCGAGCTCATCGCCCACGGCACCCGCGGCCACAGCGGCCTGGCCGGCGGCAGCGACCTCACCGAGCGCCTGCTCAGCGCCCGCGAATCCCTGCGCGAGCTCTTCGCCAAGCACCTGACCCTGAAGGCCGCCGATGGCTGGCAGTCCCTGGCCCGCTTCGCCTACATCCAGGTGGGCACGCCCGGCATCTACAACATCACGCCGGACCGCGGCTCCCTGGGCGTGGAGATCCGCGCCATCCCCCAGGACGACGTCTCGAGGATGCGCGCCGAGATCGAGGCCCTGGCCGCCGAGCTGCAGCTGGAGTTCCTGCCCTCCGCCTGGGAACCCGGCGTGGCCTGCGATCCCGAGAACCCGTACCTCAAGGCCCTGCTGGCGGGCATCACCACCGCCGGAGGCGACGTGCGCATCGGCCGCAAGGGCGCCGGCACCTCCGCCCGCTTCGCGCCTGGTGGCCAGGCCGTGGTGTGGGGTCAGACGGGCATCGGCCCCCACGCGGCCAACGAGCGCCACTACATCCCCAGCATCGACCCGTACTACCGGGCCCTGGAGTCCTTTGCCGCCGAGGCGAGTAGACTGCGCTGAGCCCTTCCCCCCCTGGGGTACCGTCCTTGAAGTCCTTCCTCGCCTCGCTGAGATACGAGTTCTCGTCCGCCCGGGAACCGAACATGGAGCTCCGGCTCTTCCGCCTGCTCTGCCTGGCGGCGGCCTTCCTCTCCTTCGCCGT contains these protein-coding regions:
- a CDS encoding glutamate-5-semialdehyde dehydrogenase, coding for MTTASTDPEAIHRMAQAAREASRRLATTPSGLRSGVLLRLAQELGRRAEEILSANAQDVRAAAGLIDSSALERLKLDAVKLDAMAKGVRAVADLPDPLHQVQLRRELDAGLELTRESCPLGVLCVVFESRPDALIQISALALKSGNAVLLKGGSEARHSNAALLAAVQAALRDTGIPEAAVQGLPDRAAVAVLLQRPDLVDLVIPRGSRELVLSLQAATRIPVLGHADGLCHMFLDAAADTAMAVALVRDAKLQYPSACNAVETVLIHREAAARLLPALVADLAPRGVELRGCPSCCELIPAIAPATDADWDAEYGMPILAMKVVADLDEALAHIRAHGSGHTEAIVTEDAAIAARFLAEVDAAGVFHNASTRFADGFRYGFGAEVGISTGRLHARGPVGLEGLLSYRYLLRGSGQRVEDYAGPAARPFTHRDLIPDA
- a CDS encoding pyridoxal phosphate-dependent aminotransferase, yielding MAALLSPETPAFAVPETNLVPVGDHLGKMMAIPASRMFLINKSLKVFQEKQPGVPIFDASQGDGGASLPGVPEALLDRAFELQKQHGTAYDMPFGTEAYRKAVAESYWKLAPDTGWGTANVIGTQGGRDGLQKAYQAMMALGHGRQGDVVVVSRVPWISYNWGPYGIGANVMWAPGRAEEGWAYSEDGLRACVTEAAKTGRKVAGLVITSPDNPTGQTLTLERQITLARTALEAGVAFVLFDWMYHAVGDGEPYDVNALLRAFEPELRKRLMVLDGITKSLGGSNIRNCHLLADAEVVKTIVAQASHTVIPSFFSLAVAMAAYEQGFAAASAPIAEPCRASRAWLREFLKTQGLTHIIGQGYYAFINVAAGLKAKGWADSEPLGQHFAENHGVAVVPGAFFSPYGGEWIRFSYATPVERTQGAATRLIEALKELGR
- a CDS encoding M20/M25/M40 family metallo-hydrolase, whose translation is MFDLNAFVEKFQLARQTALETRPSGGLCGLELEWNLVDPQFRPLLTVGTGPDHMSFVDHLRSKVLSPWTEEYHQLEVFHWMIEWVTKPYHTPRGAVYEGRLLEGALINALAKAGRSFGEPLHYWHGNLLVLPKIGPDCVPESWHLAKRRYLQRCVDMYGTELATAGTHSNLSLPEPMLAWDFMHLPTSERGDTHLDDYKNRIYITGTRLMRAFAALFIATSASTPLQASEEDGKPVVRLTPYESVRNLTFPNPPALDVPDLNRSHADYLRLSYDLVRSGVRFGNNNWIPVRARSQAEPVERLIQVTSDQLHDIYARGLFAAGQTRNVEDMAAQIERQNLFARIDLPMARVEVRTDDPGHDLALDVANLTLKHLLLLRFYADPDFARGFRYDAEDIKRARRNEELAAKEGLRGVIEDPLTAKPVSLSAFLDWTLLQMRPLAEALGLWDDLQPLRELAAGAPSTAERIRQTLKAKLGTSDIVPPALLVELAEARKLRVRDEVETITAHLADLGDEEGKLRDFVEHARDEVTLDPQAPVRFQPRPESLVDADYPDKTTEVVALSQRLVRIPSVTACPEERLPEVHRAATFVYDYLRNHGVPVRTFDQGPFPAVLAHFPGGEKAPAMLCGHFDVVEPEPDDTQFEPRIQGDYLYGRGAADMKTVVSTYLVWMKDTLRKGAPYPPINLLLVGNEENGELEPMGTPHVLKVLKDEWDYEPSFFIAGERTGEKGTELWGEVCTQNRGVLRFELIAHGTRGHSGLAGGSDLTERLLSARESLRELFAKHLTLKAADGWQSLARFAYIQVGTPGIYNITPDRGSLGVEIRAIPQDDVSRMRAEIEALAAELQLEFLPSAWEPGVACDPENPYLKALLAGITTAGGDVRIGRKGAGTSARFAPGGQAVVWGQTGIGPHAANERHYIPSIDPYYRALESFAAEASRLR